The Spirosoma sp. SC4-14 DNA window TGGCGGGTAAATGATCGGAACACCGTAACGGCAATGGGTTATTACAGTCAGGATTTGTTTCAGACCAATTTGCTGGGAAGTTTGGCTAATATCAATGCCGTAGGTACGCAATATGCTCAGCAGACCGCCAACGGTATGGTGCGCTGGTTTCATGCCTTCAATGATCGAACTAATCTGCAAACCACCGCTTTGGTCGCTCAGTATGTACCGAAGATTCTGTCTATAGAAGACAGCACGAACAACAAAGTGGTACTAAAACAGATGGTGTTGCAGCGACAGATCAAATCGAACCTTAACTATCAACTCGACAATCAGAAGATTGAAGTAGGCATCAGCGGAACCCATTACCGACTTAATCCGGGTGAGTTGATCCCTAATAACAGTCGGGCAGTCAACTACCAGAAAACACCAATCGAGAATGCTCTGGAACTTGCCATTCATGCCGAAGACGAAATCAGTTTGTCCGACAATCTGGCTCTTTCGGTCGGGTTGCGCTATTCGCATTTTCTGACCTTAGGCCCGTCGGTAGTTCGGCAATACGCTGCTGATGAGGTTATTGATGCCACAACCGTAGTAGACTCAACTGTGTACGGGGCCAGCCAGATTAGTAAGCAGTATGGTGGCCTGGAGCCCCGGCTGGGACTGCGGTATGCGATTGGTGCAAATTCGTCGGTCAAAATAGGCTATAACCTGATGCGGCAATACATGCAGGTAATTACCAACACCACTACACCATTGCCTACTGCCCGCTGGAAAACGGCCGATGCGCATATTCAGCCGCAGGTTAGTCAGTTGTGGTCGGCTGGCTATTTTCATAATTCGAAAAACAACATCTTCGAACTGTCGGCCGAGGTGTACTGGCGGAGCACGCAGCACATTCTGGACTATAAGCCGGGAGCCGATTTTTTGCTGCAACCCTATCCGGAAACACAATTACTGCCGGGGCGCAGTAAGGCATATGGGGTAGAGGTAATGCTGGCCAAAAAGAAAGGCGAGCTAACAGGCTGGATCAATTACACCTACGCCCGAACCCTGAATCAGGTAAATCAGGGTGTCGATTTTCTACAACAAATTAACGATGGCAACTGGTATCGGGCCAATTACGACCGTCCGCACAGTGTCAATATCAGCCTGAATATCAACCAGGGGCGCCATCATAGCTTTTCGTTCAATTTTGCTTACAGTACGGGGCGGCCCTATACGGCTCCCGAAGGCTTTATCCGGTATCAGGGTCGAACGTATCCGTATTATAACGAACGAAATCAGTATCGACTGCCCGACTATCACCGGCTGGATTTTGCCTGGAATATCTATAATCCCAGTCTGAAGAATCGGCGCTGGCAAGGGCACTGGACCTTTACGGTTTACAACCTATATGGCCGTCGGAATGTGTATTCGATTTTCTATCGGACAGAAGGGCAAACCACAAACCCGTACCGGCTGAGCATTTTTGCCGCTCCGATTCCTAGTTTAAGCTACAATTTCGAGTTTAAATAAACAGCTCAACGCTATGCGTCATGTTCGACTTTATCTATGCTGGAGCACCTTCCTTCCGCTTCTGTTAGCAACGGCCTGCGTTGATCCCGAAAATCTGGTGTTGCATGGCACAGTGGATCTGCTTGTTGTTGACGGAACAATCACCAATCTGGTCGAACCGCAACTCATTCGGCTCAACCGGTCGCAGGCCGACCGATTGACCGGTCGATTTGGTACGTTGCCTATCACCAAAGCCGCAGTTGAAGTGGTAGTCGATTCGGTGGAAGTGGTGGTCGCTCATGAGACCGAAGTGGGCAGCTATCAGTTGCCCAGCGATTTTCGGGGGCAGGTTGGCCATAGCTACCAACTTCGCTTTACGCTCAGTGATGGTAGTCGCTATGTGTCTGATCAGCAGATAATGCCTGCCGTTGCTGAAATCAGTAGTACCGAATCGGCTTTTAATCCGGCGTGTTTGACGGCAAATCAATTAGGGGGGTATACGGCAGGGCATGATGTTTTTGTTACCAGTCAGGACCCGGCCGACAGGCACGATTACTACCGCTGGGACTGGACATTATACGAACGCCAGTATTGGTGCCGAACCTGCAAACAAGGCGTGTATGCGGTGAATGCGATTGTGCCACATACCTATCTGTACAGTTATTATTTTGTATCGGGCAACGATCTATATGAAGATTGTTTTACTCCGCCACCCGGCAAAGCAGATTATGATGCGCCCGAGGTTCCGGCAGGTGATTGGTTTTACGACTATCCGTGCCGGACCGACTGTTGGGAAATTCTCCATAACTATAGCCTGAACGTTTTCGATGATATGTACAGCAATGGTGGATTGATTGCTAAACGGAAAGTAGCACAAATACCTTTCTACCAGCGTGCCCCCTGTTTGGTCGATATACGACAGGGATCGTTGACAAAGGATGCCTATCAGTACTTTAAACGTTTTCAGGATCAATCGCAGAATACGGGCGGGCTGGCCGATACGCCACCAACCATTCTGGCCGGAAATGTATATAATGCATCGAATCGGCAGCAGGTAGTAGCCGGTTATTTTACCGCATCGGCAGTATCGTTATATCATCATTGGCTCGACCGAAAAGATACGGAAGGCATTCCGTTTGGCGCTACCGACCCCACAGGACCGCACGAAAACGCAGGGGATGATTTATTTTATGCGCTCAACATACGTCGGCCGTTTCCAGAGCCTTCGCCCCCATATGTTGGGGAACGTAATGAACCTAAAGTCAGAATATGGCCCATTGCATCGCGGCCACCAACGGCGGTGTGTGCCCCCAGCGATTCAAAAACACCCTACAAACCCAATGGCTGGCGCGATTAAGGTTCAGGTCGGTCGTCGTAATTATTTCCCCCGGTTTATCGTTATCATAAGTGGACAAATTCTTGCTGATAAGGAGGTCCACGCTGGCTATGACTCGTTTGATTAATACCGTTTTGCGGTTGTTACTGATTGCTGTTTTGGTGGTTGGATTGATTGCCCTTTGGGAGCAGATTCGGAGCAGTGAGCTGATGAGCCGTTTCCGACGGGGCGACAAAACCACCCAGAGCGTGGTGCTTAAAGAAATAACGACACTCGGTAAGCTCGAACTGGTAAGTTATACGTTCAAAGACATTGTCGAGCACGAGCAGGCCAATATGTTTCTGCCCAATTCAAATGCCGTCCTGATTGTAGAAGGACAGGCAACGGGCTGTATCGATTTAACGAAAATTAACGCCGACGATATTGACGTCGATGACGATTCGATCGTTATTCATTTACCCAAACCTGAACTGTGCGGCTGGAAAATTAACCACGATCGGTCGAGAGTCTATGATACACACTTTTCGTTTCTGAACGAATCGCAGCTTGTGAGTGATGCCTATCGGCAGGCCGAGCGGCAAATCAGGCAGTCGGCGCTCAATAGTGGTATTCTTGTTCAGACCCGTCAAAATGCCGACCGAATAGTAAAACCACTGCTCGAACGGGTTTCGGGGCGGCACGTGCGGCTTGCATTTGATCGCTAACCATTGGTTATAACCCGAAAACGATGGAGAGAAATCTTAATTGGAAAAATATCCGTATAAAAAATCTTTAGGGGTAGCTACGCTAAATTTCGGCATCATTTTGGTAACATCATCTTTAATATGCCGTTTTTTACGTAACACGCTTTAATATGTCTGGTACCATGAACGCCAATACACTACCTGTCACCAATGGCAGTCTATTGATTGCCGAACCATTTATGGGCGATACCAATTTTGATCGTAGTGTCGTTCTGGTTTGCGAACATAGCCCGGCGGGTACCTTCGGGCTTGTACTTAATCAAACAACGGATATCCAGCTTGGCGATGTAATCGACGACGTGTATTCGTCGCAGGCTTTATTTGTAGGGGGGCCAGTCCAGCAAAATACGCTCCATTTTATTCACCGACGGCCCGATCTGATCGATGGCTCGATTCGGGTAGCCAATGGCTTATACTGGAGTGGCGATTTTGAACAGGTAAAACAAGCCGTGAATATTGGTACAATTTCTGAACGCGATATTCGGTTTTTTGTTGGCTATTCGGGTTGGGATGCGGGCCAACTGGCAACAGAACTGGATCAGAAAGCCTGGATTGTGAGCCGTGCCGATGCTAATTTTTTATTTGAAACACCAGTTGAAGAGTTCTGGCGCGGTGTGCTGAAACGCATGGGCGGAGAGTTTAAATCCATCGCACACTATCCCGTTGATCCACGATTGAATTAAATCCGGGACTGATAACGGCAATATCTTAACTTTTTTTGCCAATTTTGCTGGCAATCTGACGTTTCAGGTAAGCAGCCGTTACTGGAAGCTTGACTTCCTCCCGTGAGTTTTTATGCAGATTTCCCGACTAGTACTCTTTTCGTTTTTGGTAAGTGCTCCTCTGTTCTTACAGGCACAAAGTAATAAGCCGGTTGGCGGTCATTTTGGTATAAAGGTAGGTGGATCGCTAACCAAGCTGTCTCTTTCCGGTACCAGTGTCAACATCCCGAAGCAGAATCTTGATCCGCACATCGGCGTTATGTATCGGTATCGGTATCATCGACTGGTATTACAGCCCGAAATGATTCTGAACGTTAAGGGAGGCTCGTTTCAGGTTGAACAGACAAGTGGTGTTCGCCAGACAATCAACAATACGTACACTTATCTGAGCGCGCCAATTCTGCTGGGTTATATTCCGACGGAAGGACTGACCATTCAGGCGGGCCCCGAATTTAGCTATGCATTAAACCAGGGTTCATCTAACGGGCCAGGCAGCAAAAGCGACCTTGGCGCGGTTCTGGGTGTCCATTACGATTTTCTGGATATGCTCGATAAGTTTAGTCTCCACCTGCGCTATATCTACGGATTTATGAACGTGTCGCCAGAGGCCGGAGCAACCTATCAGAATCGTGTTTTTCAGGCATCGATCGTCTATAACCTATATCCGAAAAAGAAAAAGCCGGGCCAGAAATAATTGAGTGATTGAGCGAATAAATTTGTGTAAGTCAGATCAGTATTCACTCATTTGCTCAATCACTCAATCACTCAATTTCTTTATGCTTTCCGACTTTGGCGTCATATTGCTGTTTATTCTGGGGGCTTTTGCCTTTATCAGTCTGGTGTTGTTCGGCGCCCGGTTGCTGCGCCCTAATCGCCCGAATGTTGAGAAAAACAGCACCTATGAATCTGGCGAAGAGCCGGTTGGTAATGCCAATATTCAGTTCAATATCCGGTTCTATGTGGTAGCGCTGGTGTTTGTGCTCTTCGATGTCGAACTGGTGTTCCTGTTTCCTTGGGCAACCGTGTTTGGTCAGGAATCGCTTATTCATGAAACCGAGGGCCTTTGGGGCTGGTTTTCGCTGGCCGAAATGACCGTATTTGTGCTGATTCTGGCACTCGGTCTGGCCTATGTTTGGGTGAAGGGTTATCTGGACTGGGTGAAGCCTCAACCGAAAATTCCGACCGTGGAAACGAAAGTGCCTGCTGATTTGTATCAGGAAGTAAATAAGCGTTATAAGCGTTGACGTTACTACTGAGTTGTGGCCGGTTGCTATCGGCCTGCCTGTTTTTGCTGGTGTCGATAGAGTCATTCGCGCAGAAACCAGTTATCGAACAATATCGGGTACGGGTCATTACCAAAACAGGACAGCGGTTGCGTGGAATATTGGATGACGTAACCGAAAGCCATCTCACCGTAATGTATTCGTATGTTGGCACGGAGCGCGTTCCCTTAGAAAACGTTCGTAAAGTGGTACTTCGGCGAGCCAATAAAAAGACTGTCCAAATAACCGGTGCCATTGTGGGTGGGTTACTGGTTGGTTTTATTGCCAATCAATCATTGGAAAACAGCCCTGCCCGAAGCCCGATTTTGCATGGATTAACGGTAGTCTTTGCTGCCGCTGGTGGCGCTACGGGTGGCCTGATCTTGAGTTCGGCTATTGGTAATCTAACCAGCCGGATTATTCGGCCGCTCGATCCGGCCAATCCTGATCTTAGTCTACGGCGGCAACTCGAACCGTTTTCAATCCGGTATCAACAGGATTTACTGAATCGGTTGCCCAAGTCTCGGTAAGTGGCGTAGTAAAGCCATAATAACCTCTATTTGATATGTCATCACTCTCAGATAAATCCGGTGAAGCAAGCGTTATTCTGATGCAGTCCGAAGAGTTACTGAACTGGTCGCGGGAGAAATCGCTCTGGCCAATGAGTTTTGGGCTGGCCTGTTGCGCTATCGAAATGATGCAGGCTTTTGCTTCCAGCTACGACCTCGACCGCTTTGGCATTTTTCCGCGCCCTTCGCCCCGGCAATCCGATATTATGATTGTGTCGGGAACCGTTACCTATAAAATGGCCGACCGTATTCGCCGACTCTATGAACAGATGCCTGAGCCGCGTTATGTTATTTCGATGGGGTCATGTTCCAATTGCGGTGGCCCCTACTGGCAGCATGGCTATCATGTGGTAAAAGGCGTCGACCGTATTATTCCGGTTGATGTTTACGTGCCCGGTTGCCCACCCCGCCCCGAAGCGCTGATCGACGGCTTTCTGAAATTGCAGGAAAAAATCAGACAGGAACACCCGTTGCTCGGAACAAAAGAAGTTGTACTTTCGGCAGACAAACCCGCTGAATCTGACGACTTTCCGACTCGCTCCTGATGCGTACTATCCTTGTTACCCTGCGACAAACCCTACAATCGCTACGGTTGCTGTGGCTGCTTTATGGCATCACCCTGGTTTTAGGACTAGTAGTGGCCTTGCCATTTTATACGACCCTGAAAATTGAAGACCAGAATTCGCTGGCTTTTCTGAAACTGCTCAATGGCTTCGACTACACCGTTTACTCCGATTTTATGCACCGTAGCCAACGAGTCATTAGCCCTCTTTTTAGTGCAGGGCGCTGGTTAGGGCTACTGTATCTTTTCCTTAGCATATTTGTTGCTGGTGGAATTCTGCTCCGGTTTTCGCAGTTTAAAGCGCTCTTCAGCGTTGGTGCATTTTTGCAGGGATGTAGCCATTACTTTGGGCGGTTTGGTCGGCTGTTTGGCGTGTCGGTTCTGTTTGTTGTTGTGGGGGGAGGCATCTGGCTGGTAATTGGTTCGCTGCTGGCCGTTCTGCTCAACGATACACTAACCGAACGCGGTCAATTCTGGCTTGGTGCGGGATTTTTCGGACTCTTTGCTTTGACCGTAACGCTCGTCCTTTGCATTGGCGACTATGCAAAAGTGCTGATGTTTCGGGAAGATGAACAGGGGGCTTTTCGGGCCTTTGGTCGGGCAGCCCGACTTGTTCTGCGAAATTTGGGACGTACCTATGGTGTATACTGGTTATTTATTGGGATCGGAACAATATTGTTTGGTATCTATTTCCTGATCGACGCTGCCATTACGATGAGCAACTGGCTTACTATTTTAGTGATGCTTATTGTGCAGCAATCGTTTATTTTCGCTCGTGTTCTGCTGAAAGTGTGGTCGCTTGGAACGGCCTACACCCTCTACGCTCTGTTACCAAAACCGTCTCCCGCCCTTCGGCCATCGCCAATGCCAGAACCGGTTTCAACTCCTGAGTTAATTCTGGTTCAGGACGAAAATGCAAACCCACCTACCGACGATAAACCGGATCAGTACGAGCGGAAAGACAACTAATTCCTGCGATTTAGGGGAGATTAGGTTAATAAACACTCCCTCAAAGCCTAATCTTCTTTGGGCATTTCGTATTATTGCAGAATTGTTCTGACTTTCTTTGCTGATTTTGCCGTATGGCTGTTCCTACTCTCCCTTCAAAAGTTAAATCTACTGAACCCGGGCTGTTTAGCTTACCGGTAATTGTTGCCGCGCTGGGTTATTTTGTCGATATCTACGACCTGCTTCTATTTGGCATTGTTCGTGTGCCCAGTTTGAAAGATCTTGGCCTGACGCCCGACCAAATATCGACGGTTGGAGCCAGTATTCTGAACTGGCAAATGGGGGGCTTGTTGCTGGGGGGCATTCTGTGGGGTGTTCTGGGCGATAAACGGGGCCGCCTGTCGGTACTGTTCGGGTCGATCATTACCTATTCCATTGCCAACATTGCCTGTGGTTTCATCAAAAACGTCACGTTTATGGACCCCGTCACCTACTATGCGCTTATGCGGTTTGTGGCGGGTATTGGTCTGGCGGGCGAGTTGGGCGCGGGCATCACGCTGGTGAGCGAAATTTTGCCGAAAGAAAAACGGGCTATCGGTACATCACTGGTGGCCGGAATCGGTTTGTCGGGTGCCGTAGTTGCCTATTTTACCGTAATCTATTTTGACTGGCAAATGGCCTTTTTCGTTGGTGGCGGATTGGGTATTGGCCTATTGTTGTTGCGGGTTGGGGTTGTTGAGTCGGGTATGTTTAAAAACGTAACCGAACAGGAACATATTAGCCGGGGCGACTTTCTGTCGTTTTTTACAAATGGGAGTCGATTAAAACGCTATTTGAAGTGCATCGGTATCGGAATTCCAACCTGGTTTGTGATTGGCATTCTGGCTACGTTCAGCAACGAGTTTGGCAAAGCGTTCGGTATTGCGGAGGAAATCCAGCCAGGGCTGGCCATTATGTGGTGTTATGTAGGGCTGGCGGCTGGCGATCTGGCCAGTGGTTTCATTAGCCATGAACTTTCGTCGCGCAAACGAGCGGTAACACTGCTAATGGGTATTGCTCTGTTATTCAGCTTGGTATACTTATTTTTTGGTATTAAAAGCGCAACCATACTTTATAGTCTGTGTCTGGCAATGGGCTTTGGCATCGGCTACTGGGCTATGTTCGTTACAATTGGAGCCGAACAGTTTGGAACCAACCTTCGAGCTACGGCTGCTACAACGGTACCGAATATGGTGCGTGGACTGGTTATCCCGATGACGATTACCTATCAGGCGCTTAAACCCTCGCTGGAGGTCATCAATGCGGCCGCCGTTGTCGGCCTGATTAGCTTTATTCTTGGTTTCTACTCCATTCTGACCATTCCCGAAACCCACGGCAAGGACCTGGACTATCTGGAAGAATAATCCCGGTTCAGACGCCTATTTATGCAAACCGTTTCAACACCTCCGGCGCGTACATCGTTTCGACCGTTGTTTGCCTTGCCCGTCATTGTGTCGGCGCTGGGCTTTTTTGTGGACGTATATGATATGCTGATTTTCAGCATTGTGCGCGTTCCAAGTCTGCAATCGCTGGGGTTGTCGGAGGCAGAAGTATCGTCGGCCGGAACCTTCATTCTGAATTTTCAGCAGGCAGGACTAGTAATAGGCGGTTTTCTATGGGGTGTTCTGGGCGATAAACGGGGGCGTATGTCGGTTTTGTTTGGGAGTATCCTGACCTATTCGCTGACCAATATTGCCTGCGGCTTTGTTCAGGATGTGAATACCTACGCCGTTCTACGCTTCGTGGCGGGTGTTGGCCTATCGGGTGAGATTGGCGCAGCTATGGTGCTGGTGAGCGAAATTCTGCCCAAAGAAATTCGGAGCTACGGCTCGTCGATGGTGGCGGGTATTGGCTATCTGGGTGCCGGTGTTGCTTACCTGACCGTTGAATACTTCAATTGGCGAACAGCATTCTGGGTTGGTGGTGGCATGGGCCTTATTCTGTTGTTACTTCGGGTCAGCGTATTCGAGTCGGGGCTGTTCAGCCGTTCGAAAGTTGAACATAAAACCATTAGCCGGGGCAATTTTCTGTATTTTTTCAGCAGTTGGCAACAAGCCATCAAATACCTACGATGTGTGGCTGTTGGTGTGCCCACCTGGTTCATTGTAGGCATTTTGGCAACGTTTGCCAATGAGTTTGGGCAGGCGCTGGATATTGCCGAAGGCGTTAAACCCGGTCGGTGCGTGATGCTGATTTACGTTGGCCTGGCCGGTGGCGATTTGCTGAGCGGCCCTATAAGCCACTGGTTACGGTCGCGACTGAAAGCCATTACGGGCCTGCTGATTTTCAGCGCATTGCTAAGTGGTGTTTACCTGTTTGGCGGCATCAAAACCGCAAATGGAATTTACACGGTTTGTTTGCTGGCGGGTTTCTGTACGGGGTATATTGCCATGTTTCTGACGATGGTCGCCGAACTCTACGGAACTAATCTCCGCAATACGGCAACTACGTCGGTGCCGAGTGTGGTACGGGGCACACTGATTCCGATGACCTTATTTTTTCAGGCCCTAAAACCCTCATTAGGTGCTCTGGTGGCCGCTGGTATGTTAGGCGTTATTGTTTATGGTCTGGCCTTCTGGTCACTCAGCCAAATGGAGGAAACATTTGGCAAGGACCTGGATTATGTGGAGTAGGGTTATTGTCTGAAAATCCCATAAAATTCAGGAAAATTAAACTATTTATCTATTTACTTGGATTAGACTCAGGCCGACCGCCAGTCTTTATTCTCGAACCGTTTATCCTTTTCTGAAGCCGTTGCTCACGAAGCTGAGCGGTTAGCGGCTTTATCTGCATCATTGTGTTGACAGCTAAAGGTTCTACAACGAAATCTTCAACACAATGAAAACTTCACTCAAATTCTTCGCCAGTGCATTTGCGTTTCTTTTAAGCGTATCGGTATCGTTTGGTTTTACGGAGGGCGATCAGCCCCAGGAAAAAGCATTTGCCATCGCCATGTTTCCGGCCAATGGCGAATCTAAAGTCTGGCTTTGTCTGGAAAAATACAAAGCCAATGATAAGATCAGTGTCGAATTAGTCAATGAAAAAGGGCAGGTCATGTTTCATGAAGCTCTTCCGGGGAAAGGTGGCAAACGAAATGGTTACCGCCAGCAGTTTGATCTGAGCCAGGTTGGCGATGGTAACTACACATTCCGGATCTCGAACGGAAATCAGGTGGAAGAGCGTACGTTCAAACTATCGACCCCAACCCTTGAACAACAAATGCCCGTACGGTTAATCTCGATGAATTAAGCAATAATTAGTAGTCGTGAGCAATTGGTCATTAGGCAATTCGATAGGCCAATTTCCAGGACCAGTAGTGAAACAACAACGATTAATGAACAACAAATTAGGATAAATAGGGACACAAATAGTGGAAGTTAGGTACAGGAAAGGCACGGGGCTCTACTCCGTGCCTTTTTTCGTATAACCTTGCAACTTCTTTCCTAACTTGCCGTTGCTATTCCTGACTGTCATGCAATCGACAACCGTACCTTCTTCTGCTTCTGTTACTATTCGTTCTGTGCTTACCCTGCCCGTTATTGTGGCTGCGCTGGGCTATTTTGTAGACGTATATGATCTACTGCTTTTTAATATTGTTCGGGTTCCGAGCCTGAAAGATCTGGGGCTTGCGGATGCCGATATTTCGCTTATCGGCGGAAAAATTCTGAACTATCAGCAGGCAGGCTTACTAATCGGTGGTATTCTGTGGGGCATTCTGGGCGATAAGCGCGGGCGACTGTCGGTATTATTCGGTTCCATCATTACCTATTCGCTGGCCAACATCGCGTGTGGATTTGTCCATGACCCACAGCTATATGCCATCCTGCGGCTCATTGCCGGTTTGGGACTGGCGGGTGAGTTAGGAGCGGGGATCACCCTTGTGAGCGAAATTTTGCCGAAAGAACTGCGTGGTTATGGTTCATCGGTAGTAGCCAGCGTTGGCTTGTTAGGCGCTGTGGTTGCATATTTTACCGTTACTCTATTCAGTTGGCGCACCACCTACCTGGTTGGGGGCGGGTTAGGGCTTGGTTTACTCATACTGCGGGTAAGTGTTCTGGAATCGGGTATGTTTAAGAAGACCCTGGAAGCGAATGTGTCGCGCGGTAACTTCTGGGCCTTGTTTAACGGCAGTAAGCGTGTCCTGCGCTACCTGCGATGTATGGGTATTGCCCTGCCTACTTATCTGGTCATTGGTATTCTCACTACGTTTGGCAATGAGTTCGGGCAGGCACTGGGTATTCCAGAGGCTATTCAACCTGGCCGGTGCGTCATGTTTACTTACATAGGAACCGTGCTCGGTGATTTAACGAGCGGATTCCTGAGTCAATGGATGCGTTCGCGGAAAAAAGCCATTGGTCTCATGATGGGCATGACCGCCATTTTTGTCATTCTGTATTTATACGGTGGGATTTCGTCGGCTACTACTTTTTATACACTTTGTGCCTGCATGGGATTCAGTATTGGCTACATCGCCATGTTTTTGACCATTACGGCCGAAAGTTTTGGTACCAATCTCCGGGCTACGGCCACTACCTCAGTGGCCAATAATGTTCGGGCCACAACCTTGCTGACAATTCCGGCTTTTCAGGCCATGAAACCAGTTCTGGGTGTAATTGGCGCCGGAGCCATTGTGGCCTTCGCTTGCTTTGCGCTGGGTTTCTGGTCGTTGCTAACGATGGAAGAAACCTTCGGCAAGGAACTAGACTATACCGAAGTGTAGCGTTGAGCCTCATTCGGTCATTGG harbors:
- a CDS encoding MFS transporter, yielding MQSTTVPSSASVTIRSVLTLPVIVAALGYFVDVYDLLLFNIVRVPSLKDLGLADADISLIGGKILNYQQAGLLIGGILWGILGDKRGRLSVLFGSIITYSLANIACGFVHDPQLYAILRLIAGLGLAGELGAGITLVSEILPKELRGYGSSVVASVGLLGAVVAYFTVTLFSWRTTYLVGGGLGLGLLILRVSVLESGMFKKTLEANVSRGNFWALFNGSKRVLRYLRCMGIALPTYLVIGILTTFGNEFGQALGIPEAIQPGRCVMFTYIGTVLGDLTSGFLSQWMRSRKKAIGLMMGMTAIFVILYLYGGISSATTFYTLCACMGFSIGYIAMFLTITAESFGTNLRATATTSVANNVRATTLLTIPAFQAMKPVLGVIGAGAIVAFACFALGFWSLLTMEETFGKELDYTEV